GTAGCCTTCCGCGTACTTGTTGGTCAGGATGGAGCCCTGCGCGTCGAGCACGGCGCGGGGCACGAAGTTTTCGGAGGCGATCATCTCAAGGCCGTTTTGCTGACGCTTGAGCTCATCGTTGATCAGCGACGAGATTTCGGGGTCCGCAATCGCGATGGGCGCATTGAACGCGTCCGACGAACTCTGCGCAACTGCAGGGTTGGATGTGTCGGCTTTATATGGTTCAGCCATTTTGAACTCCTTTTTATACTCGTCGGCTGCCGGGAATGCGGCAGGTTGGTCCCGCTTCGTCCGCTCTTTGACAACGAACGGAATTTCACGGATTACGCAGCAAAGAAGCTTGTACTTGTTGCTGTGTAAGTGCCATTATGCCAGATAGTTGCCGGAACATGCCCTATTTGTTCTGTTTGTGGACAATTCGTCATTGAGGGGATTGATGATCTGCTCTAGCCGCAGTATACGGCGATGCCGAAATTCGACGGTGATGATAACCGATGGAGCATTGGTAAAACGGTAACGCAGGGAACTGTGGGCGATGAGGGATTCGAACCCCCGACATCCACCGTGTAAAGGTGGCGCTCTAACCAACTGAGCTAATCGCCCGTCAACTTTGTCTAGCTTAGCGCAACCGTTGCCCAGCGGGGTGTCGGCGGATTGGCGTGCCGTGCTGTTGGCGGCGAATATCGTCATGATGGTTTACGATCGTACTTTCTTGAGACCTTCGATCTTCCCGCCATCCCTTAAACGCCATGGTGACGCCTCCTCCGGTCGAAGGATGGCGATAATGAGGAGCTTTCTGCGACGATGCTTGGTGGTAACATGCCGGAAGACGGCGGTGACAATGACGGGCAAAGAGATCAAGGTTGAAGAAGGCGAACCGCGGTGCCGTGTGTCCGATCGGGGGTGGACGATGAGGCTGCGTGATCGTTTTCCGAAGCTGATTGGGTCGTTGGTGATGTCGGATGATGAGTTCTGGTCGTTGCATCCGTTGCGGCTGCGCGTGATCATGGGGGTTGTCGGGGGCGAGTTTACTTTGATGGGCTTGTTGCTCTGGTGTCTGGTGACGATTGGCCTTGGGGCCGGTGACCTGCTGATGCATCATTCCGTTGCTCTGGGTCGTGTAATGCCGTGGTCTGATTTGGCTGCGTTGGCGGTGGCGGCGCTGACATTGATGGTTGTGGGCGTAGCAGTGTTGGTGCTGGTGTTTCATAGGAGTGTTGGGGTAAAACGTGTGGTGTCGCTGCTGTGCCGTTATATGCCGGTGCTGTGTGCGCTGACGGCGGTGGGTGTGTTTGCCTCGCGTGACCGGTATTGTGCGGTCTTCGGTATCTGTCTGTTGGCGATTGGTTCGTTTCCCGGTTTGGTGTTGAACCGGTATGTCAGATGGGTGAAGGTCAAATGAGTTTCACGGCGATCAGGCTTGCGGGCGTGGATTGCAAGGGTGTGTCGGACTATGTTCAGGACGTGGGTACCGATGTGTCGAGTGCCGTCGGTGCTGGCGGTCGGTCTTCGGGTTCGATTCCGTCGGGTGCTTGGTCGTTTGATTTCACGTTGACTGGTCCGATGTGGTGGGAGTTTGCGATGGCGTCGAACGCCTATGGGCGTGGGTTGCGTCATATCTATGTGCAGGGCTCCGTGTTTGTTGTTGTGCTGTTGCTGGTGGTTTTCCTGAGTAATGGGACCTTGTATTTTCCTAATGATGAATGGTGGGTTCTTGTTCTTGTCGGGCTTCTTGTTGTGTGTTTGCTGCTTTGCGGTGGTCCGTTTCCTCGTCGGGTTGTGATGAACCAGTCGGCGAGATTGGTGTCGCAGTGGTTCCCGGTGCCGAGTGGGACTGGTCCGGAGATGCGCAGTGCGGTGGGGCAGTGGAAGAACGGTGTGTTCGACAGGCGTTGGCTGACGCTGTGCCGGCTGTGGGTCGATGGCGGCGGCGTGGTGTTGCTGCGTCGTGTGAACGGTGAGGAGTATATGGTGCGTGCTTCTTGGTCGCAGTTGGATTGTGTGCGGCTGACGGAGCATGCGGTGGTGTTGTCGCCGTCGGCTGGTGGGAAGGCGTCGATTGATATCATTCCGGCTGTGGCGGATGTGAAACTTGCGGATTTGGACTGCTGTGTTTTGGTGGATCGGTCGGTGGTGCCCGATGTGGAGGGGTTCGTGGCCTGGTGCCGGGATCGCATCGCGGTCGCCGCGCCCCGCTCTCGTGGCCTGCGTGCGTGGGTGCGTCGTTTCCGTTCGTGGTTGTATGGGGACCGTGAGTTTTTGTATGGCCCGTCGAAGGGTATGCGTCCAGGGTGGTGAGGGCGTTGAGACTATTCGTGTTGAGAGAAGATTGAGAGATGACGGTTGTCGGTAGCGAAAGGAGTCGGGGTGGTTGATGGTTTGGCCGGGAGTTTCCGTCCCGAGCGGACGTTGGGGTCGATAGGTTCGATAGCGTTCAATCCGGAGCAATGGTATATGTTGATTGGTGGCCCAGATTATCTGTGTTTCCTGGTGCCGGAACGTTTGTTGCCGTTCTCGTATGGCGCGAAGAACGGGTTCAGGAATGGTTTTGACGGTCTGTTGCATGGAGGCAGATGATGGGCGGGCGTTTTTTGTCGGGCGGGTCGGTCGGCGGTTCCTCGCCGGAGTCGTTGGGTCCGTTCCGTTTCGTGTTGGGTTACCGGGAGTTCAAACAGCTGTTCCGTGCGGAGAACGGCGCCTACATGCGCAAGATCGGGCTCATGGGGACGGTGTGTGCCGGGTGGGCTATTCCTGCTTCGTTTATTGGCGGGATAGTGCCAATGTTTGAGGGAGAAATCGAATGGACTGTGAGTAATATCGCGGGAAATTTTGGTGTTTTTTTGATTGGTTGTTTTTTTGTGTGGTGTCTGGTGCGTCCGCCGTTTCTGTTTGTGTTCCGTTCGGGTGAGGCGCGTTCGTTCTTCCGGTTCCATGGGTTGCGTGTGCCCGGGGGTGTGGACCCGCGCGGGCTGTCGGTGTCGGTGTCGACGTCGTTGTGCGCGTTGGGCGGCGAGGAGGTGGCTGCCGACGGGACGGTGGTGCGTACGCCGTATGCGTTCATGCGGCGGTGGCCGGTGGTGACGCGTCGTTTCGTGTTTCTGCCGGTGGCGGATTGGCGCAGTGATTCGGCGGTGTGGAACATGGTGGGGGTGAACTGGGCGTTCCGTCCTGAGTGGGATGGTGAGGGTGTGGCGTTGCCGTGTTCGGGTGTGCCTGGTGTGTGGCGTGTGTGGTGGCGGGTGCATGGGCGTGTGCGTGAGGCGTCGGGGCGGTACCGGCGTGCGAGGCGTCTGGCCTCTCGTGGGGTGCGTGACCCCGTGGCGGTGTCGGAGGCGTTGGCGTTGATGCGTCCGGAGCTGGAGTGGCTGGCCGAGGGCGAACGCCTCAACCAGCAACACAAAAGCAGCAGAAACCGGGAAGCGTCGCTTTCGGGGGCTGAGCTGTCAAAGATGGATCCGAAAACAGAAAGGAGACAAGCATGAATCAGTTGGAGAATACGGTCGAGAAATTTGATCTGGAAGCGCAGATTGCTGGCCTATATGTCACTCAAGCTGCAGCTCAGGGCGATGTGGATTGGTGGAATGCTCGTGTCGGTGACTTGCAAGGGCAGATATCTCGCAAAGGACAGGCGATACAGAATGCCGTGTCGTACCGCGATGGAACGCTTGCAGGTTTAAGTAAGTCCAATGCCGCCGTAAATGATTGTTTGTCCGCTCTTGGAGACGCGGTCGTGAAGGGGATGGGCGAGGATAGTGCGAAACAAAGCGTTTTCGGCATATCGCGTGGCAATGACGATGTAATAGGCGACGCGGAGAAAGCGTGCAATGATTTGATATCCAGGTTGCGGAGGGAGCTCGGCGATTTGAATGGTCAACTCTCTGACGCACAGAACAAGGCAGCTGCTGCGGCTAGTCGTAGAGACGGAATCAGCAAGCAGATTTCCGCGGATGCTTCGAAGCTAAGAAAGTTATAGTATGCCTCACACTGATTGTGGCATGGTTTTGGCTTTTGTTCTGGTTAATGGTATCCGGGTTGATTAATAGTAAAGCATAAGAGGGGTTTGTGATGGTGGTTGTGGGTTGTGATGGTTGGCTTCCGGTGGGTTCGGTGGTGCATCTGAGGGGCGGTGAGCGTCTGACGATGGTGGCGGGCCATATGCAGGAGGAGGCGGGTACGGGTACGTATTGGGATTATCTGGGGTATCCGTATCCGGAGGGTCGTGCGGATGCGTCGAGGGATTATTTCTTCAACAAGGATTTCATTGACGGGGTGTATTTCGTGGGGTATCAGGATGTTGCCGGTGGCGAGTACCTGGATTTCCTGAAGGATCATGAGGCGGAGTTCCGTGAGGAGCAGGCGAGGCGTGCGGGCCGTGCGGGTGACTTGCATAAGGACACCAATCCCGGGAACGACGATGACGGGTCGGAGTCTTCTGATGCCGATGCGGGGGGTACCGTAGGAGATGGGGATGGTTCCCGTGGCTGAGTCTGGTGTGTTGGACGGCAAGGTGCTGGTGGAGGTGTTGCTGCCGGCTGACGGACGGGTGTATTCGTTGCGTCTGCCGTGCGGGTTGCGTGTGGGCGCGGCGGCGGATCTGGCGGCGCGCTTGGTGGCGTCTCGTGCCTCTGGGGTGTTCTCGTATGCGGGCGGTGCTGATTTGGCGCGGCGTGACGGGGAGCCTGCGGGCCAGTTGCTGCCGCCGGGCGAGCTGGTGGGTTCGCTGGTGGCGCGTGGCGCGTTGGTCGACGGCAGCCCGCTCGTGCTGGTGTAGGCGGTGTCTCTGGCCCATCGGCCGTGATGTTGTTGAAGGCGTCGAAGAGGTTGACTGTGGGCCTTGTTCGCAGTTCATGGCGACGGGAAGTCGGTGTGTATCGGTGGTCTGTTTGGTTTCGTTTCCTTGTTGGTCTTGACGGTCATGAGGCTGTGGGTGATGGGCGATTGACCGGAGTCTTGATTGATATGGGTTTGTCGGGACTGTTGTTCCGGTCGTGTTGTCGGATGATTTGTTGCCGGTTCGAGCCGGTGTCGGGAGGAACGGATGCTGGGGAATTGGCTCAATGAGCGACGGGCCGAGGGGGCGATTTCGAACTTGCCGGTGGATGTGCGCAGTGCCGCAGTCGTGTCGGGTGGCAAATCTCCGGGTTCGTCCAAATCGGGTGCCGGGTCGTTTGATTTCACGTTGACTGGTCCGATGTGGGGCGAGTTCGTGGAGGCGGCGAATGCGTACGGGCGTGGAGTGCGGCGCGTTTTCCTGCCGTTCGTAGTGTTTTTTGGTGCTTTGTGCCTGATGATTGTCGGGGTGATGCGGTCCAGGTTTTTCGGTGATTCCGAGTCGGTGAAGTTGTTCGCTGGGTTATTTGCCTTCATGGTCGTTGCTTTGCTTTTCTGTTGGGGCCGGTTGGATTCTTTGGTGGTGTTGCGTTCGATGTTTCGTTCGCTGTCGGATTGGTTTGCGGTGCCGAGTACGAGCACGGCGGAGTTGACGCGGGTGTTCGCCACGTGGCGTTACAAGAGTTTTGATGCTCGTTGGCTGACGCCGTGTCGTCTGTGGGTGGATGACGGCGGCGTGGTGTTGCTGCATCGTGTGAACGGCGAGGAATATACGACCCGTGCGGCGTGGTCGGATCTGGCGTGTGTGCGGCTGACGGAACATGCGGTGGTGCTTTCGCCTTCGGCGGGTGGGAAGGCGTCGATGGACATCATCCCGGCGGTGGCGGATGTGCGGTTCGCCGACCTGAACGGCTGTGTTTTGGTGGACCGGCGGGTGTTGCCCGATGTGGAAGGGTTCGTGGCATGGTGCCGCGAGCGTATCGCGTCTGCGGCGGCCCCGTTGCCGTCGCGTGGCCTGCGTGCGTGGGTGCGTCGTTTCCGTTCGTGGTTGTATGGGGACCGTGAGTTTTTGGATGGCCCGCCGGCGTGGGCGGCGAACAAGTGAACATGCCGGAGGAGTGTTATGTTGTCGGTCGTGGTTTTTAGTGGAAGGAGTCGGTGATGGCTGATGGTCTGGCAGGACGTTTCCGTCCCGAGTGGACGTTGGGGTCGTACATGGACATCGAGTTCGTGGCGGGCCGTGAGCCTGTTGGAACGACTCTCTGACGTGCCGCGCGCCGAATGGGGCGCGGGTATGGCAGATGACAGTCGTTTGGATATAAAATCAGATTAAAAGGGCTCAAAGTATAAAGATGCAAAGAAAAACATCGAGAAGGGCGTTGAAGGCGGTCTTCGTGATATCGGTGTGGGAGGTGGACATTGATGGAGCTGGATAGTGACGAGGCCAGGGTGGCTGCTGCGGAGCCATGGCTGGGGCCGTTCCGTTTCGAGGTCGGGTTCGACGGGTTCAGGCAGCTGTTCCATGCGGAGAACGACCGGTACATGCGCAAGCTGGGATTCTGGGGAACGTTGTTCTTTTCGGTCGGGGGAATCTGTTCCATTTTTATACTTGCAGACCCGAGGAAAAACGGGGCAGGGGATGGAAGAGTCCATGTCACGGATATAGTGGCCTCTATAGTATTTCTGTCTTTTTGGATATTTTTTATTGTCTGTCTGGTTCGTCCTCCGTTTGGTTTTTCGTTTCGTTTGGATGAGGTGGCGCGGTTTTTCGTGGCGCATGGTGGGGGTTTCGCGGGTAAGGACGTCGATCCGCGTGGTGTGGCGGTGTCGGTGTCGACGTCGTTGTGCTCGTTGGGCGGCGAGGAGGTGACGGCCGACGGGACGGTGGTGCGTACGCCGTTCATGCTGATGAGGGGTCGTCCGGTCTGGACGCGTGATTTCCTGTTCCTGGGGGTGCGCGATCGTGGCCGGGATTCGGTGTTGTGGAATGTGGCGGCCGAGGGCGGCGGCCTGTTCCGCCGGGCGTGGGACGGCGACGGTGTGGCGTTGCCGCGTGCCTGCGTGCCCGACTGGCGTGCGGTGTCGCGTGAGGTGCGGGCGCGGGTGCGTGAGGCGTCGGGCCGTTACAGGCGGGCGGTTCGTCTGGCGAGACGTGCTGGTCGCGACGAGGCCAAGCGCAAGGAGGCGCTGGCGTTGGTGGCTCCGGAGCTGGCGTGGCTTGGGGAGGCGGATCGTCTGAACGCGCAGAACATGCGGTTGCGCGAGGAAGGTGGCGCGCCCCCGGTGGCGCAGCGGCTGGTGCCGGTTCCGGGGCCGGGCCGGACGGGCCGGGCGCTTCGTGCGGTGTGGCGTTGGATGAGGGCGGCGGCGAAGCGGCTGCGGGTTCTGG
The window above is part of the Bifidobacterium sp. ESL0704 genome. Proteins encoded here:
- a CDS encoding DUF4176 domain-containing protein, translating into MVVVGCDGWLPVGSVVHLRGGERLTMVAGHMQEEAGTGTYWDYLGYPYPEGRADASRDYFFNKDFIDGVYFVGYQDVAGGEYLDFLKDHEAEFREEQARRAGRAGDLHKDTNPGNDDDGSESSDADAGGTVGDGDGSRG